In Microbispora sp. ZYX-F-249, the following proteins share a genomic window:
- a CDS encoding winged helix-turn-helix domain-containing protein, with protein sequence MVKKTGRPGYLQIADDLREQIRGGSLSPGSPLPSTTQLAARYDASLSVVKLAVGILRTEGLVIGQQGKGVFVREDVPDTDPGSAGDLASEVIALRTAVQDLSERLARVEATLSQRSES encoded by the coding sequence GTTACCTCCAAATCGCCGACGATCTGCGTGAGCAGATCCGCGGCGGATCTCTGTCGCCCGGCTCCCCACTGCCGTCGACCACCCAGCTCGCCGCCCGGTACGACGCCTCACTCAGCGTGGTGAAGCTGGCGGTCGGGATCTTGCGGACCGAGGGCCTGGTGATCGGCCAGCAGGGCAAGGGCGTGTTCGTCCGGGAAGACGTCCCGGACACCGATCCGGGGTCGGCGGGCGACTTGGCGAGCGAGGTCATCGCGCTACGCACCGCCGTACAGGACTTGTCGGAACGCTTGGCGCGGGTCGAAGCGACCTTGTCTCAGCGATCCGAGAGTTAG